The following are from one region of the Rissa tridactyla isolate bRisTri1 chromosome 10, bRisTri1.patW.cur.20221130, whole genome shotgun sequence genome:
- the BRK1 gene encoding protein BRICK1, whose protein sequence is MSVQEDPVQREIHQDWANREYIEVITSSIKKIADFLNSFDMSCRSRLATLNEKLTALERRIEYIEARVTKGETLT, encoded by the exons atGTCGGTGCAGGAGGACCCGGTGCAGCGGGAGATCCATCAGGACTGGGCCAACCGCGAGTACATCGAGGTGATCACCAGCTCCATCAAGAAGATCGCGGACTTCCTCAACTCCTTCG ACATGTCGTGCCGGTCCCGGCTGGCCACCCTGAACGAGAAACTGACGGCGCTGGAGCGCAGGATCGAGTACATCGAGGCCCGG GTCACCAAGGGCGAGACGCTGACGTAG